DNA sequence from the Cellulophaga sp. HaHaR_3_176 genome:
CAGTCTTTTCGCTAAATCCTTAGATCCCAAAAGACCTTTTTCTTCTGCTGTAAATAAAGCAAATACAATAGTTCTCTTATTATTTTTTGTAGTCGCAAAATAACGAGCAAGCTCTAAAACTGTAGTTGTCCCAGAGGCATTATCATTCGCTCCATTTGCTATAGCATCTCCATTCTTAGGAGCAATTAAACCTATATGATCATAGTGCGCACCAATAACAACAATTTCATTTTTCAAAGAAGCATCTATACCCTCTAATACACCAACCACATTATATGCAGGTTTCTCATAATTTGATATAGTGTCTTTATAATATTCAAAATAAGGCTTAACACCGTTTTCCTTAAAAATATCTTCAATATAATTAGCAGCTATCTCAATTCCCTCACTACCAGCTTCTCTACCTTTTAAATCATCAGAAGATAAAAAACTTATAATATCACCTACATCTTTACTTTTTGAAAACGATGTTGTTGGAATTGCTTTTCTACTTTTCTCCTCAATAACTTCCTCCTCTACATTAACCGTTTCAGAAACAGGTGTTACAGCTTCAATATTATCAGGGTTTGTTTCTACTATTTTAGGAGCTTTACAGCTGTATGTAAAAAGGATTCCAAAAATAATTACGCTAATTTTTTTCATTTATATGTTATTTACTTTTAAATTAAATATTATTTTATCTCGGATTTAAAGATAAAAAAAAGCATCCCAAATAAATGGGATGCTTTAGTATAATATTTAAAAACTACTTATTAACTAAGCAAGCATTGTAACTGGGTTTTCTATATAAGACCTCAACGTTTGTAAAAATTGAGCTCCAGTTGCCCCATCTACAGTTCTGTGATCTAATGCTAAAGTAAGTTTCATTGTATTACCTACTACAATCTGACCATCTTTAACAACAGGTTTTTCTATAATGGCACCTACTGAAAGTATTGCAGAGTTTGGCTGATTAATAATAGAAGTAAAACTTTCTATTCCAAACATTCCTAAGTTAGAAACCGTAAAAGTACTTCCATCCATTTCTGCTGGAGTTAACTTTTTATTTCTTGCTTTACCTGCTAATTCTCTAACAGAACCTCCTATTTGAGAAAGCCCCATTTGATCTGCAAATTTCAAAACAGGAACTACAAGCCCATCTTCAACTGCTACAGCTACACCTACATGAATATGATGATTAAAACGTGTTGAATCAGCACTCCAAGTAGTGTTTACTTGTGGATGTTTTTTCAGAGCCATTGCACATGCCTTTACTACCATATCATTAAATGATACTTTAGTCTCTGGCAAGCTATTTATTTGAACTCTAGATTGCATTGCATTACTCATATCTACCTCAATATTTAGGTAGTAATGTGGTGCAGTAAATTTCGATTCACCTAAACGTTTAGCAATAACCTTACGCATTTGGTTGTTCTTAACTTCTTCAAAGCTTTCCTCTCCTACGGCAACATTTACTGGTGTTGCAGAATTAGAAGCTGCTTTTGATGGAGCTGCAGAAGGTGTATAATTTTCAATATCCTTCTTTACTATTCTTCCATTATCTCCTGATCCAGCTACTTTTGCTAAATCAACTCCTTTTTCTGAAGCTATTTTTTTAGCTAAAGGTGAAGCAAAAACACGCTGACCATCGCTTACTACCGGGGCAGCATTTGGACTTGACACAGTTTCTTTTTTAGCCTCTTCCTTCTTAGCTTCTGCTTTAGGAGCACTTTCCTTTTTCGGAGCAGATGGTTTAGATTTTAAAAGACTATCAACATCAGTACCTTCTGGCCCTATAATTGCCAAAATAACATCAACAGGTGAAGATTCTCCTTCTTGAGTACCTATATATAATAATGTGCCTGAATAGAAAGACTCAAACTCCATTGTAGCTTTATCTGTTTCTATCTCAGCAAGTATATCTCCTTCTTCAACTTTATCACCTACTTTTTTCAACCAAGAAGCTACAGTACCTTCTTCCATAGTATCACTAAGTCTAGGCATTTTAATAATTTCAACACCTTCTGGAATATCAGCTGCTTCTGAAGATTCTTCATTTGAAACTTCTTCAACTGCTGTATTTTCTTCTTTAACTTCTTCTGACTTATCAGCCTCAGCTGCTCCTGAACCGTTTATTAAATCCGAAATATCTTCTCCTTTTTCACCAATAATAGCTAATAAAGTATCAACAGGAGCACCATCGCCTTCCTGAATTCCTATATGAAGTAATGTTCCTTCATCAAAAGATTCAAACTCCATTGTAGCCTTATCTGTTTCGATTTCAGCTAAAATATCACCTTCTTCAATTTTGTCACCTACTTGCTTTAACCACTTAGCAACTGTACCTTCTTCCATGGTATCGCTAAGTCTCGGCATATTTATTACTATTGCCATCTAACTATAATTTATGTTGTAAAAATGGATAATCTTCTTGATCGTAAACCATATCATACATTTGGCTTACTGGTGGATAATCTGACTCTTCTGCAAATTTCTCACATTCAGAAACTAATGCTTTGATTTTTTTGCCTATCGCATCA
Encoded proteins:
- a CDS encoding pyruvate dehydrogenase complex dihydrolipoamide acetyltransferase, with translation MAIVINMPRLSDTMEEGTVAKWLKQVGDKIEEGDILAEIETDKATMEFESFDEGTLLHIGIQEGDGAPVDTLLAIIGEKGEDISDLINGSGAAEADKSEEVKEENTAVEEVSNEESSEAADIPEGVEIIKMPRLSDTMEEGTVASWLKKVGDKVEEGDILAEIETDKATMEFESFYSGTLLYIGTQEGESSPVDVILAIIGPEGTDVDSLLKSKPSAPKKESAPKAEAKKEEAKKETVSSPNAAPVVSDGQRVFASPLAKKIASEKGVDLAKVAGSGDNGRIVKKDIENYTPSAAPSKAASNSATPVNVAVGEESFEEVKNNQMRKVIAKRLGESKFTAPHYYLNIEVDMSNAMQSRVQINSLPETKVSFNDMVVKACAMALKKHPQVNTTWSADSTRFNHHIHVGVAVAVEDGLVVPVLKFADQMGLSQIGGSVRELAGKARNKKLTPAEMDGSTFTVSNLGMFGIESFTSIINQPNSAILSVGAIIEKPVVKDGQIVVGNTMKLTLALDHRTVDGATGAQFLQTLRSYIENPVTMLA
- a CDS encoding M20/M25/M40 family metallo-hydrolase gives rise to the protein MKKISVIIFGILFTYSCKAPKIVETNPDNIEAVTPVSETVNVEEEVIEEKSRKAIPTTSFSKSKDVGDIISFLSSDDLKGREAGSEGIEIAANYIEDIFKENGVKPYFEYYKDTISNYEKPAYNVVGVLEGIDASLKNEIVVIGAHYDHIGLIAPKNGDAIANGANDNASGTTTVLELARYFATTKNNKRTIVFALFTAEEKGLLGSKDLAKRLKERNINLYTMLNFEMVGVALQNKDYFMYVTGYENSNLAQVANDYSGEKLIGFLPSAKKMNLFKRSDNYAFYEEFSVPSQTFCTFDFTNFNHYHGVDDEAELMDFNHMATVVNKSIPMVTGIVNATTKEIKFN